A region of Antedon mediterranea chromosome 8, ecAntMedi1.1, whole genome shotgun sequence DNA encodes the following proteins:
- the LOC140057453 gene encoding CKLF-like MARVEL transmembrane domain-containing protein 4 isoform X3 — MRYSFTDPLPMSEPVRTTESSHKGTVTVTESSSHETSLGCDTIYLTSVQGLLKLTQMAFSFIAFMCVTCAPWWEYSHTSGYQFFQFVSMTCLVLTSIQLFLICTKLIFKIPLPWNIIAFGFFAFVAYAGGLYFAIMDYRRSQQLTENQPNTMSTTVTTTTTVIGSTVIETPPMQPEY, encoded by the exons ATGCGTTATAGCTTCACTGATCCTTTACC AATGTCTGAACCGGTAAGGACCACAGAGAGTTCACATAAAGGCACGGTTACTGTCACAGAATCAAGTAGCCATGAGACGAGCCTCGGATGCGATACCATCTACCTCACGTCTGTGCAAGGCTTACTTAAATTGACCCAAATG GCATTTTCCTTCATCGCTTTTATGTGCGTCACGTGTGCTCCTTGGTGGGAATACTCTCATACATCTGGTTATCAGTTCTTTCAATTCGTCTCTATGACTTGCCTTGTACTGACATCTATCCAGTTATTTCTTATCTGCACCAAACTTATATTCAAGATTCCGCTTCCATGGAATATCATT gcatTTGGATTCTTTGCATTTGTCGCATATGCAGGGGGATTGTATTTTGCTATAATGGATTACAGACGATCACAGCAACTAACTGAAAACCAGCCGAACACAATGTCTACGACTGTAACAACAACCACAACCGTTATAGGTTCGACAGTAATTGAAACTCCGCCAATGCAACCGGAATACTAA
- the LOC140057436 gene encoding uncharacterized protein: MDIHICGSCKHKFRELDSFLAHKRISCIQNSVPDIIDEVTIYPVENGQSTATSYSHNSLFQSISKDPQFEVYNTVSKETTKNVSETDSQNNRALNPQQSVINVTNDKKIPKKSKHITNDVSVKINKLKCLKCPEAGCNFSARYKKDLIRHSRKHTGDRPYSCTFCSRTFTRSDKLTLHIRSHKGEKPYKCSDCEYAAVDRGSLTKHLRIHSNERPYKCQICDYASRNSSQLVVHLRTHTGDTPFHCQTCNAKFKINSDLNRHMRVHTKEKPYSCLLCNYKCSMKGNLNVHMKINHLREKKYICEDCGESFCTKRQLKCHMSLHVTYKPFKCLECNYRCKDNTSFKRHERTHHEERPYKCDLCDFKAKYISHKQRHMKKAHPEEWLLYKRKREEEKKERSRLKDSELINIGKSKGSVTTLPASTKKKLTCPHCDASFVRKDSLNSHVRQHMKMEETLQSTALAVLQLQETPVVILGDGHSDLIDIVPGESPEVTSVRFSVSKGSQEINQILQSVDKELSTTRIETSLLSNNDIPLKTIATSQQCIDNVLGNSSTASRVQSVKESFAQTLQNQTYQQVLITSQQQGIIGPPGQPLGLSSTASTEVPVTLHIIDAGIATSNSVSTTLQSRHLQQDLTLATVQQKAVTSLSTETQQPSIVQTPITFQNIQHGIYQSLQLSTSPQKFQLIPVSPPRVSRKIRPIASKPAVSSVGSLANQCTTAVETTSSSSVSRPMLISCPTDDKNRHNPILGEASTVMQRLVEQTRKTKQKPDKVLINIQENNTQVAANSHVMKTISVNVPQLPQQLLKRSDYQQLKSASLVPQTNIADVVQTLIQPACNQQWTVCTVQENSVYLKDPTAKPKDKK, encoded by the coding sequence ATGGATATTCACATTTGTGGAAGTTGTAAGCATAAGTTCAGAGAACTAGATAGTTTTCTTGCACACAAACGAATAAGTTGTATTCAGAACAGTGTTCCTGATATAATAGATGAAGTGACAATTTATCCTGTTGAGAATGGTCAAAGTACAGCTACCAGTTACTCTCATAATTCACTCTTCCAAAGTATTTCAAAAGACCCCCAGTTTGAagtttataatacagtatcaaaGGAGACCACAAAAAATGTTAGTGAAACAGACTCACAAAATAACAGGGCACTAAATCCTCAACAATCAGTCATAAATGTCACCAATGACAAGAAAATACCCAAAAAATCAAAGCATATAACTAATGATGTTAGTGTGAAAATAAACAAGCTGAAATGTTTGAAGTGTCCAGAAGCTGGATGTAACTTTTCTGCACGATATAAGAAAGATTTGATACGACACAGTAGAAAGCATACTGGTGACCGACCATATTCATGTACATTTTGCAGTAGAACATTTACCAGAAGTGACAAGCTAACGTTGCATATTCGCTCGCATAAAGGAGAAAAACCATATAAATGCAGTGATTGCGAATACGCAGCTGTTGACCGAGGAAGTTTAACCAAACATCTTAGAATTCACTCCAACGAGCGACCTTACAAATGTCAAATTTGTGACTACGCAAGTCGAAACTCAAGCCAGCTTGTCGTTCATCTTAGAACGCATACAGGTGATACACCGTTTCATTGTCAAACTTGCAATgcaaaatttaaaatcaattctGATTTGAACCGTCACATGCGTGTTCACACTAAAGAGAAACCCTACTCATGTTTGTTGTGTAACTACAAATGTTCTATGAAAGGTAATTTGAATGTTCACATGAAGATTAACCATCTACgagagaaaaaatatatttgcgAAGACTGTGGGGAAAGCTTTTGTACAAAACGTCAACTTAAATGTCACATGTCCTTGCATGTTACGTACAAACCATTCAAATGTTTAGAGTGCAACTATAGGTGTAAAGATAATACGTCATTTAAGCGTCATGAACGTACACACCACGAAGAAAGACCATACAAATGTGACTTGTGtgattttaaagcaaaatatatcaGCCATAAACAAAGACATATGAAAAAGGCTCATCCTGAAGAGTGGTTATTGTACAAAAGGAAaagagaagaagaaaaaaaagaaagatctAGATTAAAAGACTCTGAATTGATCAACATTGGTAAAAGTAAGGGTTCTGTAACAACCTTGCCTGCTTCTACCAAAAAGAAACTTACTTGCCCCCATTGTGATGCTTCATTCGTTCGGAAAGATTCACTTAACAGCCACGTACGTCAACACATGAAAATGGAAGAGACTCTTCAAAGTACAGCTCTTGCTGTTTTGCAACTTCAAGAAACTCCTGTTGTTATTTTAGGCGACGGACATTCTGATCTAATTGATATTGTTCCAGGAGAAAGTCCAGAAGTAACTTCTGTTAGATTTTCTGTTAGTAAAGGTTCGCAAGAGATCAATCAGATCCTGCAGTCAGTTGATAAAGAATTATCTACTACAAGGATCGAAACAAGTCTGTTATCAAACAATGACATTCCTCTCAAAACAATAGCCACATCGCAGCAGTGCATTGACAATGTTCTTGGTAATAGTTCAACAGCTTCAAGAGTACAGTCAGTCAAAGAAAGTTTTGCCCAAACACTGCAAAACCAGACTTATCAACAAGTTTTGATAACTTCTCAACAACAAGGCATAATTGGGCCTCCTGGTCAACCTCTTGGTTTATCTTCAACTGCGTCAACAGAGGTACCAGTTACTCTTCACATAATCGATGCAGGCATTGCGACATCAAATTCTGTTTCTACTACACTGCAAAGCAGACATCTGCAACAAGATCTGACCTTAGCAACTGTCCAACAGAAAGCCGTTACATCATTATCTACAGAAACGCAACAACCATCTATTGTCCAAACTCCTATAACATTTCAGAATATTCAACACGGTATTTATCAATCTCTACAATTATCAACTTCCCCGCAAAAGTTCCAGTTAATTCCAGTGTCTCCTCCAAGAGTGTCCCGTAAGATACGACCAATTGCCAGCAAGCCAGCAGTGTCAAGCGTTGGGTCACTTGCAAATCAGTGTACTACTGCTGTGGAAACCACTAGTTCCTCATCAGTATCTCGGCCCATGTTGATAAGTTGCCCGACAGATgataaaaataggcataatccAATACTTGGAGAGGCATCCACTGTAATGCAGAGATTGGTAGAACAAACACGTAAGACAAAACAGAAACCGGATAAAGTGTTGATCAACATACAGGAAAATAATACTCAAGTCGCTGCTAACAGTCACGTAATGAAAACTATTTCTGTTAACGTGCCACAACTTCCACAACAGTTGTTGAAAAGGTCAGATTACCAGCAATTGAAATCTGCTTCGTTAGTACCACAAACCAATATTGCTGATGTCGTTCAGACATTGATTCAACCAGCGTGCAATCAACAATGGACTGTATGCACTGTCCAAGAAAATTCTGTATATCTTAAAGACCCTACTGCCAAaccaaaagataaaaaataa
- the LOC140057453 gene encoding CKLF-like MARVEL transmembrane domain-containing protein 4 isoform X1: protein MRYSFTDPLPMSEPVRTTESSHKGTVTVTESSSHETSLGCDTIYLTSVQGLLKLTQMAFSFIAFMCVTCAPWWEYSHTSGYQFFQFVSMTCLVLTSIQLFLICTKLIFKIPLPWNIIDVVYHAFAVGFYFLASCLVAAWAYNSSLAAGAAFGFFAFVAYAGGLYFAIMDYRRSQQLTENQPNTMSTTVTTTTTVIGSTVIETPPMQPEY, encoded by the exons ATGCGTTATAGCTTCACTGATCCTTTACC AATGTCTGAACCGGTAAGGACCACAGAGAGTTCACATAAAGGCACGGTTACTGTCACAGAATCAAGTAGCCATGAGACGAGCCTCGGATGCGATACCATCTACCTCACGTCTGTGCAAGGCTTACTTAAATTGACCCAAATG GCATTTTCCTTCATCGCTTTTATGTGCGTCACGTGTGCTCCTTGGTGGGAATACTCTCATACATCTGGTTATCAGTTCTTTCAATTCGTCTCTATGACTTGCCTTGTACTGACATCTATCCAGTTATTTCTTATCTGCACCAAACTTATATTCAAGATTCCGCTTCCATGGAATATCATT GATGTCGTTTACCATGCATTTGCTGTAGGGTTTTATTTTTTGGCTTCATGCTTAGTTGCAGCCTGGGCCTATAATAGTTCATTGGCTGCTGGAGCG gcatTTGGATTCTTTGCATTTGTCGCATATGCAGGGGGATTGTATTTTGCTATAATGGATTACAGACGATCACAGCAACTAACTGAAAACCAGCCGAACACAATGTCTACGACTGTAACAACAACCACAACCGTTATAGGTTCGACAGTAATTGAAACTCCGCCAATGCAACCGGAATACTAA
- the LOC140057433 gene encoding uncharacterized protein gives MSSTNNAKVIVKPVHEVQVRLDISENVETHSSTKEDEVFSSMPVVDIPFSCVKIVPQTEESCSLPTSEQLTQSSQPTSKQQLISNQDDVLSVVIQKLTELVESSDSSKEANLSGSSTPKSNVEATNETNLEQTKSKGKCKLFKCPNCPCLFSVTKAQLRRKVHPLCPCCVKSKSTQHLHVEKTVNQTLIKCELCNALFSSYSDVLLHLGTHTNVTIFKCCLCDFVTTQQQNILKHESVHYTRQNEHKSFKCAQCNLSVSDFAELQTHLKMHNQNQELLFKCSDCGFASKCEDSLRKHMWMHMQQPNSKYKQNPHCALMETPVASSKEDVNHDMLCRIKGSVCPMQDGLNTQVFLYKCPLCSYICEKLSTLKCHVWRHAGDRKCAYPLIDDIESLKEAVIPVTTNVNDINVQKTGQTKIAVGCCIDNNKTCCEKRNDSSCQCEAISVSKEHYPIIENLIDNPDSIHQASTEDISEPNNNKTVSEIVKQKDVQLLSETLPPISFVESSTGVQNTSINSIQDIFFHIDGSIIIPNPEEIVVSQAVEIQGNSTHQIEIPTDLVPSVVPLDEENKSSAAADSVRCNDVAVFKERKEEETVAKIPILETLLKNSEEISKIILNENENADSSLINSNKRNTNEEIEQFNVREEIVQSSPIHSLSDDSEKTGICDSLLCVIETLVESSTDEESPKTKRKRKQGENVENNVRKTARKDFQCELCSYKTTSSGYMQRHMKYHTASKPNQCPFCQFQAVDSEQLNTHMVTDCQKTIYTCETCSAKFHFKSKFINHMQTHDKHLFKCKYCSFETTSKNEVEKHSSVHQKCDGVDIAQPLNDTDTEECISFSCNMCNTIVQSQDDLETHMKIHMKTYKCQLCDYSSATANGVKNHMKFHSKDRPHKCPLCKFSGAYPQSLRAHMKTHMQEYNFSLPATSEVFKCKLCGYTCSHLPSLKSHMWKHASDPHFNYERSMSHIKQGNDPQSKGLNTEAKSKSDKPTNLTANEENLVLVRYQCAHCGYVGTTKDLLITHIRAEHNIQEDNQ, from the coding sequence ATGTCATCAACAAACAATGCCAAAGTCATTGTTAAGCCAGTTCATGAAGTGCAAGTTCGGCTGGACATAAGTGAGAATGTCGAGACCCATTCTTCAACTAAAGAAGATGAAGTCTTCTCTTCTATGCCTGTTGTTGATATTCCATTTTCGTGTGTAAAGATTGTGCCTCAGACTGAAGAATCCTGTTCACTGCCAACATCAGAACAGTTAACTCAATCAAGTCAACCTACGAGCAAACAACAATTGATATCAAACCAAGATGATGTCTTGTCTGTTGTAATTCAAAAGCTTACAGAATTAGTAGAGAGTAGCGATAGTTCAAAAGAAGCTAACTTGTCCGGATCTAGCACGCCAAAAAGCAACGTCGAAGCCACAAATGAAACCAATTTAGAACAGACAAAAAGTAAAGGAAAATGCAAACTATTCAAATGCCCCAACTGCCCATGCTTGTTCTCGGTTACTAAAGCACAACTTCGTCGCAAGGTTCACCCTTTATGCCCTTGCTGTGTAAAATCGAAATCAACACAGCACCTTCATGTTGAAAAAACTGTCAATCAAACGTTAATAAAATGTGAGCTATGTAACGCCTTATTCTCATCCTACTCGGATGTTCTCTTGCATTTAGGTACTCACACTAATGTTACTATATTCAAGTGTTGTCTGTGTGATTTTGTGACAACACAACAGCAGAACATTTTAAAGCATGAATCTGTACACTACACGCGACAAAATGAGCACAAATCATTTAAATGTGCTCAGTGTAATCTCTCGGTTTCCGACTTTGCTGAGCTTCAGACTCATTTAAAGATGCACAACCAAAATCAAGAACTCTTGTTCAAGTGCTCAGATTGCGGATTTGCGAGTAAATGTGAAGACAGCCTGCGTAAACACATGTGGATGCACATGCAACAACCAAACAGTAAGTACAAACAGAACCCGCACTGCGCTCTGATGGAAACGCCAGTTGCGTCATCGAAGGAAGACGTCAATCATGACATGCTTTGTAGAATTAAAGGTTCCGTATGTCCGATGCAAGATGGGTTGAACACTCAAGTATTCCTCTATAAATGTCCACTATGTTCTTATATTTGTGAGAAGTTATCAACATTAAAATGTCATGTATGGAGACACGCAGGTGACAGAAAATGTGCCTATCCACTCATTGATGACATAGAAAGTTTAAAAGAAGCAGTAATTCCGGTGACGACAAACGTTAATGACATTAATGTACAAAAAACAGGACAGACAAAAATAGCAGTAGGATGTTGTATAGATAATAATAAGACTTGTTGTGAAAAACGTAATGACAGCAGTTGTCAATGTGAAGCCATAAGTGTTTCAAAAGAGCATTATCCaattattgaaaatttaatagATAACCCTGATAGTATTCATCAAGCCTCTACCGAAGATATCTCTGaaccaaataataataagacTGTGTCTgaaattgttaaacaaaaagATGTGCAACTGCTTTCAGAAACGCTTCCACCTATCTCATTTGTAGAAAGTTCAACAGGAGTTCAAAATACCAGTATCAATTCCATCCAAGATATATTCTTTCACATCGATGGAAGTATTATAATACCAAATCCAGAAGAAATTGTTGTTTCACAAGCTGTTGAAATCCAAGGGAATAGTACACACCAGATTGAAATCCCTACTGACTTGGTTCCATCAGTGGTTCCGTTGGATGAAGAGAATAAATCTTCAGCAGCTGCTGACTCTGTTAGATGTAATGATGTTGCAGTGTTCAAAGAGAGGAAAGAAGAAGAAACTGTGGCGAAAATTCCAATACTGGAAACCTTGCTTAAGAACTCTGAAgaaatttcaaaaataattcTCAACGAGAACGAGAATGCAGATTCAAGCTTAATTAATTCGAATAAAAGAAACACTAATGAAGAAATTGAGCAGTTCAATGTGAGAGAAGAAATTGTACAATCAAGTCCCATACATAGTTTATCTGATGACAGTGAGAAAACTGGTATATGTGACTCACTTTTATGTGTTATAGAAACACTTGTAGAAAGCTCTACAGATGAAGAGAGTCCAAAAACAAAGAGAAAACGGAAACAAGgtgaaaatgttgaaaataatgttCGAAAGACGGCAAGAAAAGACTTCCAGTGCGAGCTTTGTTCATACAAGACAACTAGTTCAGGTTATATGCAACGGCACATGAAATACCACACTGCTAGTAAACCTAACCAATGTCCGTTTTGTCAGTTTCAGGCTGTTGATTCCGAGCAATTGAATACGCACATGGTTACAGACTgccaaaaaacaatttatacttGTGAAACGTGTTCTGCTAAATTCCATTTCAAAAGCAAGTTTATTAATCATATGCAAACACATGATAAACACCTGTTTAAATGCAAATATTGTTCCTTTGAAACAACCTCTAAAAACGAGGTTGAAAAACACAGCTCTGTGCATCAAAAGTGTGATGGAGTAGATATTGCACAACCACTGAATGATACAGATACTGAAGAATGTATTTCATTCAGTTGTAACATGTGTAACACGATTGTACAGAGTCAAGATGATTTAGAGACTCATATGAAAATTCACATGAAAACTTATAAATGTCAGTTGTGCGACTACTCTTCGGCTACTGCAAACGGCGTTAAAAATCACATGAAGTTTCATAGCAAGGATCGACCGCATAAGTGTCCCCTGTGCAAGTTCTCCGGAGCATATCCTCAAAGTCTGCGTGCTCACATGAAAACGCACATGCAAGAGTATAACTTTTCTTTGCCTGCAACCAGTGAGGTTTTCAAGTGCAAGTTATGCGGTTATACCTGTAGTCATTTGCCGTCTCTGAAGTCTCATATGTGGAAGCATGCTAGTGACCCTCACTTTAACTACGAACGTAGCATGAGTCACATTAAGCAAGGAAATGATCCACAGAGTAAAGGATTAAACACTGAGGCTAAGTCCAAATCAGACAAGCCAACTAATCTGACTGCGAATGAAGAGAATCTAGTACTTGTACGGTACCAGTGTGCTCACTGTGGATATGTTGGTACCACCAAAGACTTGCTCATTACACATATCCGAGCGGAACACAATATTCAGGAAGATAACCAATAG
- the LOC140057450 gene encoding plasmanylethanolamine desaturase 1-like encodes MQYIEDVMATSDRVVAKAKKMTEEDLNCNQKGVTKQKKVSRWGPNHAGAKELAGLYTKGKRTQEVTCVYTCLFLAIFNIFQLVYHFSIENWAAPFAAALFGIVVADFLSGFVHWSADSWGSIELPILGQNFIRPFREHHIDPTAITRHDYIETNGDNCMMAIPLLAWQAFTFCVYTNERIRELYSWECFLFLLCIFITLTNQIHKWSHTYFGLPPWVEFLQRWHVILPKQHHRIHHVSPHETYFCITTGWLNGPLEFLKFWSRAEWLLEKLTGHKPRSDDLKWAKKTN; translated from the exons ATGCAGTACATTGAGGACGTTATGGCGACTTCCGACCGGGTTGTGGCGAAGGCTAAGAAGATGACAGAAGAGGACCTAAATTGTAATCAAAAGGGAGTTACCAAACAAAAAAAGGTATCAAGATGGGGTCCAAATCATGCTGGTGCAAAAGAGCTAGCTGGACTGTATACAAAAG GGAAGCGTACACAAGAGGTTACATGTGTATACACCTGTTTGTTTTTGGCAATCTTTAACATTTTTCAACTGGTCTACCATTTTAGCATTGAAAATTGGGCTGCCCCATTTGCGGCTGCAT TGTTTGGCATTGTGGTCGCTGATTTTCTCTCAGGTTTTGTTCACTGGAGTGCCGACTCCTGGGGATCCATAGAACTTCCAATTTTAGGACAA aatttTATACGTCCATTTCGAGAGCATCATATTGACCCGACTGCAATTACACGTCACGATTATATCGAGACTAATGGAGACAATTGTATGATGGCTATTCCATTATTGGCCTGGCAGGCATTCACCTTCTGCGTTTACACGAATGAACGAATACGTGAACTTTATAGCTGGGAGTGCTTCCTATTTCTTCTCTGTATATTTATTACACTAACTAATCAAATTCACAAGTGGTCGCACACCTATTTCGGCCTACCACCGTGGGTGGAGTTTCTCCAAAGATGGCACGTAATACTGCCGAAGCAACACCACCGAATACACCACGTTTCCCCACACGAAACGTATTTCTGTATTACCACCGGTTGGCTCAATGGGCCGCtagaatttttgaaattttggAGCAGGGCTGAGTGGCTACTTGAAAAGTTAACCGGTCACAAACCAAGATCAGACGACCTGAAGTGGGCGAAAAAAACGAATTAG
- the LOC140057453 gene encoding CKLF-like MARVEL transmembrane domain-containing protein 4 isoform X2: MSEPVRTTESSHKGTVTVTESSSHETSLGCDTIYLTSVQGLLKLTQMAFSFIAFMCVTCAPWWEYSHTSGYQFFQFVSMTCLVLTSIQLFLICTKLIFKIPLPWNIIDVVYHAFAVGFYFLASCLVAAWAYNSSLAAGAAFGFFAFVAYAGGLYFAIMDYRRSQQLTENQPNTMSTTVTTTTTVIGSTVIETPPMQPEY; this comes from the exons ATGTCTGAACCGGTAAGGACCACAGAGAGTTCACATAAAGGCACGGTTACTGTCACAGAATCAAGTAGCCATGAGACGAGCCTCGGATGCGATACCATCTACCTCACGTCTGTGCAAGGCTTACTTAAATTGACCCAAATG GCATTTTCCTTCATCGCTTTTATGTGCGTCACGTGTGCTCCTTGGTGGGAATACTCTCATACATCTGGTTATCAGTTCTTTCAATTCGTCTCTATGACTTGCCTTGTACTGACATCTATCCAGTTATTTCTTATCTGCACCAAACTTATATTCAAGATTCCGCTTCCATGGAATATCATT GATGTCGTTTACCATGCATTTGCTGTAGGGTTTTATTTTTTGGCTTCATGCTTAGTTGCAGCCTGGGCCTATAATAGTTCATTGGCTGCTGGAGCG gcatTTGGATTCTTTGCATTTGTCGCATATGCAGGGGGATTGTATTTTGCTATAATGGATTACAGACGATCACAGCAACTAACTGAAAACCAGCCGAACACAATGTCTACGACTGTAACAACAACCACAACCGTTATAGGTTCGACAGTAATTGAAACTCCGCCAATGCAACCGGAATACTAA